One Dysidea avara chromosome 7, odDysAvar1.4, whole genome shotgun sequence genomic region harbors:
- the LOC136261882 gene encoding ubiquitin-conjugating enzyme E2 Q2-like gives MSRTLLKTELSILESQFPKSHGVFQMICTSSEELVCQFIDIKQKRHIFQCNLSPSYPRILPLWTSDTDHPFVTALVEDLNASDEVSVGASHPLLFKIRHLIIKMCGQFGVRVPAVVAELLSLASSAQVEESPSEDEGQENDFDLSDQDDDDDDYDEPGLFEEDCDSGNDDDHDREKMDEKGKAVLDRIRLNTRDDYLKGATSGSIRASDRLMRELSDIYKSESYKKGIFSVELIDDNLYNWYIKLYRVDPDSPLASDIKKLKEKEGQDYILLHMSFENTFPYTPPFLRVVKPFMTGGYVLAGGAICMELLTPQGWSSVYAIESLILQISATFVKGKGRIQFGQSSKSQYTLATAQHAYKSLVKIHKENGWFTPPKDEG, from the exons ATGTCACGTACATTATTAAAAACTGAACTCTCGATACTTGAATCTCAATTTCCTAAAAGTCATGGCGTATTTCAGATGATATGTACCTCTTCAGAAGAACTGGTCTGTCAGTTTATCGACATAAAGCAAAAGAGGCACATTTTTCAATGTAACTTATCG CCGAGTTACCCGCGTATCCTACCCTTGTGGACGTCAGATACCGACCACCCTTTTGTAACCGCACTAGTAGAAGACCTAAACGCTTCGGACGAAGTCAGTGTCGGGGCTAGTCACCCG TTGCTGTTCAAGATCAGACATCTCATTATTAAGATGTGTGGTCAATTTGGTGTGAGGGTGCCAGCAGTAGTAGCTGAGCTACTCAGTCTGGCATCATCAGCACAAGTTGAAGAGTCACCATCAGAGGATGAGGGTCAAGAAAATGACTTTGACTTGTCAGACCAG gatgatgacgatgatgattatgatgaaccAGGATTGTTTGAGGAGGATTGTGACAG TGGCAATGATGATGATCATGACAGAGAGAAGATGGATGAGAAAGGTAAAGCTGTGTTAGACAGGATCAGATTGAACACACGAGATGACTACCTCAAG ggAGCAACCAGTGGAAGCATTAGGGCTTCTGACAGATTGATGAGGGAGCTGTCAGATATTTACAAGTCTGAAAGTTATAAGAAAG GAATATTTTCGGTGGAGTTGATAGACGATAATCTGTACAACTGGTACATCAAGTTATACAG GGTTGATCCTGATAGTCCACTGGCTTCAGACATCAAGAAGTTAAaggaaaaggaaggccaagactACATCTTGTTACACATGTCCTTTGAGAACACCTTCCCATATACCCCTCCATTTTTGAGGGTGGTGAAGCCATTCATGACAGGAGG ATATGTTCTAGCTGGTGGTGCCATCTGTATGGAACTACTTACTCCACAAGGATGGAGCAGTGTCTATGCTATAGAATCACTTATTCTACAAATCAGTGCTACATTTGTAAAGGGAAAAGGACGTATTCAATTTGGCCAGTCAAGCAAA TCACAGTATACTCTAGCCACGGCTCAACATGCTTACAAGTCATTGGTAAAGATACATAAAGAGAATGGATGGTTTACACCACCTAAGGATGAAGGCTGA